Proteins encoded by one window of Ralstonia sp. RRA:
- a CDS encoding M15 family metallopeptidase: protein MVFVVLALYFVAMVVVAAVLLLPSVRQRCAAVVRAQWQRLSTGAAVVGARSAGSLRGSVDSAASNASAFKRFVARRKLLLLGAMGVLSVPPIVALALREQQSFEFDDDQVREPDPHISALLNGERLIPPPPLPPEVFTTREVELIRPAIRDASRDWNLLDADFRQRLLLVYKIMRDEHGYEMALLEGFRSPDRQAKLAAMGSNVTQAGAYQSYHQYGLAADSAFFRDGKLVISEKDPWAMRGYELYGQTAESVGLVWGGRWKMMDLGHVELRRKGVLGKRPDAPGQ, encoded by the coding sequence ATGGTTTTCGTTGTTCTCGCTCTCTACTTCGTCGCCATGGTGGTGGTGGCTGCGGTGCTGCTGTTGCCGTCGGTTCGGCAGCGCTGCGCTGCGGTCGTGCGCGCGCAGTGGCAGCGCCTGAGCACCGGTGCGGCCGTGGTTGGTGCGCGCTCGGCGGGCTCGTTGCGCGGGTCAGTGGACAGCGCGGCGTCGAATGCGTCTGCGTTCAAGCGGTTCGTGGCGCGCCGGAAACTGTTGCTGCTGGGGGCTATGGGTGTGCTGTCGGTGCCACCCATTGTGGCGCTGGCGCTGCGCGAGCAGCAGTCGTTCGAGTTTGACGATGACCAAGTGCGTGAGCCGGACCCGCACATCTCTGCGCTGCTCAATGGTGAACGGCTGATCCCGCCGCCGCCGTTGCCGCCCGAGGTGTTCACCACGCGCGAGGTCGAGCTGATCCGCCCGGCCATCCGCGATGCGAGCCGCGACTGGAACCTGCTCGACGCCGATTTCCGCCAGCGTCTGCTGCTCGTCTACAAGATCATGCGCGACGAACACGGTTACGAGATGGCGCTGCTCGAAGGCTTCCGCAGCCCCGATCGGCAAGCCAAGCTGGCGGCGATGGGCAGCAACGTCACGCAGGCTGGGGCGTATCAGAGCTACCACCAGTACGGTCTGGCGGCAGATAGCGCGTTCTTCCGCGACGGCAAGCTGGTGATCAGTGAGAAAGACCCGTGGGCGATGCGTGGCTACGAGTTATATGGGCAAACGGCGGAGTCGGTCGGCCTTGTGTGGGGCGGCCGCTGGAAGATGATGGACCTGGGCCACGTTGAGCTGCGCCGCAAGGGCGTACTCGGCAAGCGTCCCGACGCGCCAGGCCAATGA
- the tssM gene encoding type VI secretion system membrane subunit TssM — protein MQRFLNFLTNSRTLSVLGVIVLTIFLLLIAQTFEIGLVWAGIALGVLLALWLVAYIWKRWRARQASKKLEGVLEQAATADKAATPDKREEVEALRVRLAEAVKTIKRSKLGQLSGDAALYELPWYIVIGNPAAGKSTAVLNSGLQFPFADKGGAVIQGIGGTRNCDWFFTTEGILLDTAGRYSVHEEDRREWLGFLDLLKRYRPKAPINGIVVTVSVSELTQNRPEFAINLAKNLRQRVQELTERLEVFAPVYVMFTKADLITGFTEFFGDSEKQERDRVWGSSLPFEPDAKPDVAAMFDQRFDELCDGLKEISVAQIALHQKNKLSPGLLSFPLEFASIKPTLRSFLVTLFDENPFQYKPVFRGFYFTSALQEGATNSASAERIARRFGLSTDGAARSREVFSKNGFFLRDLFSKVIFADRQTVRQFASPAKTRLRIATFFGLVLALGLMLGGWTWSYMGNRTLTANVQADLDKIVKMQQNRVDLQARLEALDMLQDRIEQLDRYRNDHPLALSLGLYQGDTLQHKLLDEYYNGLRQVMLKPVGGAIETFLAEVNAHPDQLAPMVRPPETGAVMTTSVTTATATIGGASGAAANTPANNQATASTGAKRYTDASPTNVEDGYNALKTYLMLSDKRHVEVAHLTDQVTRFWRGWLEDNRGNMPREQMIRSAERNLSFFLAHVNDDNWPMLEGNLSLVDQTRENLRRVVRGMPARERAYAEIKARASTRYAPMTVARIVGETGAGVVAGSYAVPGTFTKEAWLGYVQPAIREAANKELQTKDWVLNVAARDDLTLEGSPEQIQKALVTMYKTEYAREWQRFMQGVAIQDFTGFDQAVTGMNLLGDPTNSPIRKVLDTAYDQTSWDNPSMLNAGLKQAKTGVLGWFKQLFARQTPSQVNINVDTGNIADAGAIPMGPVGKEFSGLARVVMVRDDKSLLRGYMDSLSKVRTRFNLIKNQGDPGPGARQLMQQTLDGSGSELADTLKYVDEQMLTGMTDSERATLRPLLVRPLLQSYAVVIRPATAEINKVWNAQVYQTFATTLADKYPFSANAKIEASAAEIGQVFGPDGSIAKFASTTIGPLSVRRGDMLAARTWGDLGLSFVPEFTTGFTRWIAPLTGGAAGGGAGGAAAAAPQTVFQILPVPSQGATEYTIEIDGQQLRYRNTPPQWANFVWPNPQGTPGAKVTATTFDGRTVELLNEPGRFGLERLIATAQRKRRPDGAFDLSWTKDGLTVAISLRIISSPQTGGTTASDSPQGQGLRGLRLPTSIADMNAPLNTSTPPAPAGSPPAGHTPAPAQTQAATRSAVTEEQGGTAQ, from the coding sequence ATGCAACGCTTCCTGAACTTCCTGACCAACTCACGCACGCTGTCGGTTCTCGGCGTGATCGTGCTAACCATCTTTCTGCTGCTGATCGCACAGACCTTCGAGATTGGCCTGGTCTGGGCCGGCATCGCGCTGGGTGTGCTGCTGGCGCTATGGCTGGTGGCCTACATCTGGAAGCGCTGGCGCGCGCGTCAGGCCAGCAAGAAGCTGGAAGGCGTGCTGGAGCAGGCAGCCACGGCCGACAAGGCCGCCACGCCCGACAAGCGCGAGGAAGTTGAAGCCCTGCGCGTGCGCCTGGCTGAAGCCGTCAAAACCATCAAGCGCTCCAAGCTCGGCCAACTGTCAGGAGACGCCGCGCTGTATGAGTTGCCGTGGTACATCGTGATCGGCAACCCGGCGGCGGGCAAGAGCACGGCGGTGCTGAATTCGGGCCTGCAGTTTCCGTTTGCCGACAAGGGCGGCGCGGTCATTCAGGGCATCGGCGGCACGCGTAACTGCGACTGGTTCTTCACCACCGAAGGCATCCTGCTCGACACCGCCGGCCGCTACTCGGTGCATGAAGAAGACCGCCGCGAGTGGCTCGGTTTCTTGGATCTGCTGAAGCGCTATCGCCCGAAGGCCCCCATCAACGGGATCGTGGTGACGGTGAGCGTGTCGGAACTCACGCAAAACCGCCCCGAGTTCGCCATCAACCTGGCCAAGAACCTACGCCAGCGCGTGCAGGAGCTGACGGAGCGCCTGGAAGTGTTCGCCCCGGTGTACGTGATGTTCACCAAGGCGGACCTGATCACCGGCTTTACCGAATTCTTTGGCGACAGCGAGAAGCAGGAGCGCGACCGCGTGTGGGGCTCTTCCCTGCCCTTCGAGCCGGATGCCAAACCCGATGTGGCGGCCATGTTCGACCAGCGCTTTGATGAGCTGTGCGACGGCCTGAAGGAAATCAGCGTGGCGCAGATCGCGCTGCACCAGAAGAACAAGCTCTCGCCGGGGCTGCTGAGCTTCCCGCTGGAGTTTGCGTCGATCAAGCCGACGCTGCGCTCGTTCCTGGTCACGCTGTTTGATGAGAACCCGTTCCAGTACAAGCCGGTGTTCCGCGGCTTCTACTTCACCAGCGCGCTGCAGGAAGGTGCGACCAACAGCGCGTCGGCCGAACGCATCGCGCGCCGGTTTGGCTTGTCGACCGATGGCGCTGCGCGCAGCCGCGAGGTGTTCTCCAAGAACGGCTTCTTCCTGCGCGACCTGTTCTCCAAGGTGATCTTTGCGGACCGCCAGACAGTGCGCCAGTTTGCGAGCCCCGCCAAGACGCGCCTGCGCATCGCCACCTTCTTCGGGCTGGTGCTGGCGCTGGGCCTGATGCTGGGCGGCTGGACGTGGTCGTACATGGGCAACCGCACATTGACCGCCAACGTGCAGGCCGACCTCGACAAGATCGTGAAGATGCAGCAGAACCGCGTCGACTTGCAGGCCCGCCTGGAAGCGCTCGACATGCTGCAAGACCGCATCGAGCAGCTCGACCGCTATCGCAACGACCACCCGCTCGCGCTGTCGCTGGGCCTGTACCAGGGCGACACGCTGCAGCACAAGCTGCTGGATGAGTACTACAACGGCCTGCGCCAAGTCATGCTCAAGCCTGTCGGCGGCGCCATCGAAACCTTCCTGGCCGAAGTCAACGCGCACCCGGATCAGCTCGCGCCAATGGTGCGCCCGCCGGAAACCGGTGCGGTGATGACCACGTCTGTGACGACGGCCACCGCCACCATCGGTGGTGCCTCGGGTGCCGCCGCAAACACGCCGGCAAACAACCAGGCCACCGCCTCGACCGGTGCCAAGCGCTACACCGATGCCTCCCCCACCAACGTGGAAGACGGCTACAACGCGCTCAAGACCTACCTGATGCTGTCGGACAAGCGCCACGTGGAAGTCGCGCACCTGACCGACCAAGTCACCCGCTTCTGGCGCGGCTGGCTGGAAGACAACCGGGGCAACATGCCGCGCGAGCAGATGATCCGCTCGGCGGAACGCAACCTGTCGTTCTTCCTCGCGCACGTCAACGACGACAACTGGCCGATGCTGGAAGGCAACCTCTCGCTGGTCGACCAGACGCGTGAAAACCTGCGCCGCGTGGTGCGCGGCATGCCCGCCCGCGAGCGCGCTTACGCCGAGATCAAGGCCCGCGCCTCCACGCGCTACGCCCCGATGACCGTCGCCCGCATCGTCGGTGAGACCGGCGCGGGTGTGGTGGCCGGCAGCTACGCCGTGCCCGGCACCTTCACGAAGGAAGCATGGCTCGGCTATGTGCAGCCCGCCATCCGCGAAGCTGCCAACAAGGAACTGCAGACCAAGGACTGGGTGCTCAACGTCGCCGCACGCGACGACCTGACGCTGGAAGGCAGCCCCGAGCAGATCCAGAAGGCGCTGGTCACGATGTACAAGACCGAGTACGCCCGCGAGTGGCAACGCTTCATGCAGGGCGTGGCCATTCAGGATTTCACCGGCTTCGACCAGGCCGTCACCGGCATGAACCTGCTGGGCGACCCGACCAACTCGCCGATCCGCAAGGTGCTCGATACCGCCTACGACCAGACTTCGTGGGACAACCCGTCGATGCTCAACGCGGGCCTGAAGCAGGCCAAGACCGGTGTGCTGGGCTGGTTCAAGCAGCTCTTCGCGCGCCAGACGCCATCGCAGGTGAACATCAATGTCGACACGGGCAACATCGCCGATGCCGGCGCGATCCCGATGGGTCCGGTGGGCAAGGAATTCTCTGGCCTGGCCCGCGTGGTGATGGTGCGTGACGACAAGTCGCTGCTGCGCGGTTACATGGATTCGCTGTCCAAGGTGCGCACGCGCTTCAACCTCATCAAGAACCAGGGCGACCCGGGCCCGGGTGCACGCCAGCTCATGCAGCAGACGCTGGACGGCAGCGGCTCCGAGCTGGCCGACACGCTCAAGTACGTGGATGAACAGATGCTGACCGGCATGACCGACAGCGAGCGCGCAACGCTGCGCCCGCTGCTGGTGCGTCCGCTGCTGCAGTCGTATGCGGTGGTGATCCGCCCCGCCACGGCAGAAATCAACAAGGTGTGGAACGCGCAGGTCTACCAGACGTTTGCCACCACGCTGGCTGACAAATACCCGTTCTCGGCCAACGCCAAGATTGAAGCCAGCGCGGCCGAAATCGGCCAGGTGTTCGGCCCGGATGGCTCGATTGCCAAGTTCGCCAGCACGACCATCGGCCCGCTGTCGGTGCGCCGTGGCGACATGCTTGCCGCCCGCACCTGGGGTGACCTGGGCCTGTCGTTCGTGCCCGAGTTCACGACTGGCTTTACACGCTGGATCGCGCCGCTCACGGGCGGTGCAGCGGGTGGTGGTGCCGGTGGTGCAGCCGCTGCCGCCCCGCAGACGGTGTTCCAGATCCTGCCGGTGCCGTCGCAAGGCGCCACCGAATACACGATCGAGATTGACGGCCAGCAACTGCGCTATCGCAACACGCCGCCGCAGTGGGCCAACTTTGTGTGGCCGAACCCGCAAGGCACGCCTGGGGCGAAGGTCACGGCCACCACGTTTGACGGCCGCACGGTGGAGCTGCTCAACGAGCCGGGCCGCTTTGGCCTGGAGCGCCTGATTGCCACCGCGCAGCGCAAGCGTCGCCCGGACGGCGCATTCGACCTGTCGTGGACGAAGGACGGCCTGACGGTTGCCATCAGCCTGCGCATCATCAGCAGCCCGCAGACCGGCGGCACGACGGCTTCCGACTCGCCGCAAGGCCAGGGCCTGCGCGGCCTGCGCCTGCCGACGTCGATTGCCGACATGAACGCACCGCTCAACACTTCCACCCCACCCGCCCCGGCTGGCTCGCCGCCGGCGGGCCACACACCGGCCCCTGCTCAGACGCAGGCCGCAACCCGGTCCGCCGTGACGGAAGAGCAAGGGGGGACGGCACAATGA
- the tssA gene encoding type VI secretion system protein TssA: protein MATLPFEQLLAPLPGAQPCGEDMLFSAEFDSIQEARRFDDPSLDQGEWVTEIKEADWRAVITEGTSLLQNRTKDLRLLAWLTEALSKERGFAGLREGYELISGLCEQYWEHIYPLPEADDPEARTGSMAWLAARSSQLIREVPLVDASKGGYSLVDWEVASSLVEAIRRDPDQADELSRGKVTQEQFEAAKRATSPAFYKTLHDDVVGCGAALLRLQSVLDGRAGDHAPSFRAARETLQTVRALVERFGGKPEPKPVAVEAKATQQAAGQAATEAVVATVVGPIRSRAQALDQLREVAEFFRQTEPHSPVAYLAARAAKWGDMPLHAWLRTVVKDDATLSQIEELLGLGDPSPDNAS, encoded by the coding sequence ATGGCAACTCTTCCGTTTGAACAACTGCTCGCCCCGCTGCCAGGCGCTCAACCTTGCGGCGAAGACATGCTCTTCTCTGCCGAGTTCGACAGCATCCAGGAGGCGCGCCGCTTTGACGATCCGTCGCTCGACCAGGGCGAGTGGGTGACCGAGATCAAGGAGGCCGACTGGCGCGCCGTGATCACCGAAGGCACGTCGCTGTTGCAGAACCGCACGAAGGATCTGCGCCTGCTTGCGTGGTTGACCGAGGCCCTCTCGAAGGAGCGCGGCTTTGCCGGCCTGCGCGAGGGCTATGAACTGATCTCCGGCCTGTGCGAGCAGTACTGGGAACACATCTACCCGCTGCCCGAGGCCGACGACCCCGAGGCGCGCACGGGCAGCATGGCGTGGCTGGCCGCACGTTCGAGCCAGTTGATCCGCGAAGTGCCGCTGGTGGATGCCTCCAAAGGCGGCTACAGCCTCGTCGACTGGGAAGTCGCGAGCAGCTTGGTCGAGGCGATCCGCCGCGATCCGGATCAGGCCGATGAGCTTTCGCGCGGCAAGGTCACGCAGGAGCAGTTCGAGGCCGCCAAGCGGGCTACGTCACCGGCGTTCTACAAGACGTTGCATGACGATGTGGTGGGTTGCGGGGCAGCGTTGCTGCGGCTGCAATCCGTGCTCGATGGGCGTGCTGGGGACCATGCCCCGAGCTTCCGCGCCGCGCGTGAGACGTTGCAGACGGTGCGTGCGCTGGTCGAGCGTTTCGGTGGCAAGCCCGAGCCCAAGCCGGTTGCGGTGGAAGCCAAGGCAACTCAGCAAGCTGCCGGGCAGGCTGCAACGGAAGCGGTTGTCGCAACTGTAGTGGGGCCTATCCGCTCGCGCGCGCAAGCACTGGATCAATTGCGTGAAGTGGCTGAGTTCTTCCGCCAGACCGAGCCGCACAGCCCGGTGGCCTATCTGGCGGCACGCGCCGCCAAGTGGGGCGACATGCCCCTGCACGCCTGGTTGCGCACGGTGGTCAAGGATGATGCGACGTTGTCGCAGATTGAAGAGCTGCTGGGTTTGGGTGATCCGTCGCCGGACAACGCGAGCTGA
- a CDS encoding OmpA family protein, whose translation MGLDAIKRGFRPATILMVCLAALPGLAFAAPGDQPPAAATVTAATPTPGQVVAGGMVPDEATKATVLAKLRELYGSANVLDQIEVGNVVSPPNWSANVQKILSPAIKQVNRGQLNIDGTQVSLHGDVGNEAQRQQITSDMATTLGQSYTIKNGLRVAAVSEQGLLDKTLANRIIEFETGSATLTPKGRAILDEMYTVLPRLNGRKIEIVGHTDNSGSRAMNLNLSQARAETVKNYLIAKGAEQGTLTAIGVGPDQPVAANNTDEGRSRNRRIEFRASQ comes from the coding sequence ATGGGTCTGGATGCAATCAAGCGTGGCTTCCGGCCAGCAACGATCCTGATGGTGTGCCTCGCCGCCCTGCCCGGCCTTGCTTTCGCTGCCCCGGGCGACCAGCCGCCGGCTGCTGCAACAGTCACGGCGGCCACGCCTACCCCGGGTCAGGTCGTCGCCGGTGGTATGGTGCCTGACGAGGCCACCAAGGCCACCGTGCTGGCCAAGCTGCGCGAGCTGTATGGCAGCGCCAATGTGCTGGACCAGATCGAGGTGGGCAACGTTGTATCGCCGCCCAACTGGTCGGCCAATGTGCAGAAGATCCTGTCGCCGGCCATCAAGCAGGTCAACCGCGGCCAACTCAACATCGATGGCACGCAGGTTTCACTGCATGGTGATGTGGGCAACGAAGCGCAGCGCCAGCAGATCACCAGCGACATGGCCACCACGCTGGGCCAGAGCTACACCATCAAGAACGGCCTGCGCGTGGCGGCAGTGTCCGAACAGGGCCTGCTGGACAAGACACTGGCCAACCGCATCATCGAGTTTGAAACCGGCAGCGCCACGCTCACGCCCAAGGGCCGCGCGATTCTGGATGAGATGTACACCGTGCTGCCGCGCCTGAACGGCCGCAAGATCGAGATCGTCGGCCACACCGACAACTCGGGCAGCCGCGCAATGAACCTCAACCTGAGCCAGGCGCGTGCAGAGACGGTGAAGAACTACCTGATCGCCAAGGGCGCCGAGCAAGGCACGTTGACGGCGATTGGCGTGGGGCCGGATCAACCCGTGGCGGCGAACAACACCGATGAGGGGCGGTCGCGCAATCGGCGGATTGAGTTTCGGGCGAGTCAGTGA
- a CDS encoding PAAR domain-containing protein, whose product MTRPFILLGDKTDHGGVVISASGNTSTGGKGVACVGDKVTCPKQGHGGTTVIVTGDPNVIIDGKQAARHGDKTACGATLLSSQGNTGSI is encoded by the coding sequence ATGACACGTCCCTTCATCCTGCTGGGTGACAAGACGGACCACGGCGGTGTGGTGATCAGCGCGTCGGGCAACACGTCCACGGGCGGCAAGGGCGTCGCCTGTGTGGGCGACAAGGTCACCTGCCCCAAGCAGGGGCATGGCGGCACCACCGTCATCGTCACCGGAGACCCGAACGTCATCATCGACGGCAAGCAGGCCGCTCGCCACGGCGACAAGACCGCCTGCGGCGCCACGCTCCTATCCAGCCAGGGCAACACGGGCAGCATCTGA
- the tagF gene encoding type VI secretion system-associated protein TagF, which translates to MSLTQLQLSYFGKLPSRGDFVKSANNVQLLDTLDRWLAQGMELLAEAPDWKTTYDTWKPVQFAFLGSQSRLAIAGTLMASSDLSSRRFPFLTAAAMEVDRPISFIARSPIALARLWTRAGQQMISLGQASDATEGLRLLAEGQHSVETDNGTQAYDASFSDFIDFQTVSGLEQMLRAEGHNIRLRRTLLALGTLLQPVMSNGSSRLEKGLTLPLPADPLYRSLVASFWLELVSRFLQRADFELSLFLGEINGAERLVIGFNGASSRTLHSVMSPLAYAEQNINIDDPEWVDQHVSGEYGLAKFVSYLDQPQLSLRVAVDTFREVFIGE; encoded by the coding sequence ATGAGCCTGACGCAGTTGCAGCTTTCGTACTTCGGCAAGCTTCCATCGCGTGGCGACTTTGTCAAAAGCGCCAACAACGTCCAGTTGCTCGACACGCTCGACCGCTGGCTGGCGCAAGGCATGGAACTGCTGGCCGAAGCGCCGGACTGGAAGACCACCTACGACACCTGGAAGCCGGTGCAATTCGCCTTTCTGGGCTCGCAAAGCCGGTTGGCGATTGCCGGCACGCTGATGGCCAGCAGCGACCTGTCTTCGCGCCGCTTTCCGTTTCTGACGGCGGCGGCGATGGAGGTGGACCGCCCGATCAGCTTCATCGCGCGCAGCCCGATCGCACTGGCCCGCCTGTGGACGCGCGCCGGCCAGCAGATGATTTCGCTCGGCCAGGCCTCGGATGCCACCGAGGGCTTGCGCCTGCTGGCCGAGGGGCAGCACAGCGTGGAAACCGACAACGGCACGCAGGCCTACGACGCCAGCTTTTCGGATTTCATCGACTTCCAGACCGTCTCAGGGCTTGAGCAGATGCTGCGCGCCGAGGGCCACAACATTCGCCTGCGCCGCACGCTGCTCGCACTCGGCACGCTGCTGCAGCCGGTCATGTCGAATGGCTCATCGCGCCTGGAGAAAGGGCTCACGCTGCCCCTGCCGGCCGATCCGCTGTACCGCAGCCTCGTCGCCAGCTTCTGGCTGGAGCTGGTGTCGCGCTTCCTGCAACGGGCGGACTTCGAGCTCTCGCTGTTCCTGGGCGAGATCAACGGCGCCGAGCGCCTGGTCATCGGCTTCAACGGCGCATCGTCGCGCACGCTGCACAGCGTGATGTCGCCGCTGGCGTATGCCGAGCAGAACATCAACATCGACGATCCGGAATGGGTCGACCAGCACGTGAGCGGAGAGTACGGCTTGGCCAAATTCGTGAGTTACCTGGATCAACCGCAGCTCTCGCTGCGCGTGGCGGTCGACACCTTCCGCGAAGTCTTCATCGGAGAATGA